The sequence aattattcatgagaggacgtcaccatactcaccatagtccaatgggattgcagagagaaagaaccgtactctaactgatttggttaatgccatgttgaagactgtgggactatctaaggaatggtggggtgaggctattttgacagcatgtcatgtcctgaatagagtgcccacaaagaacaaagaaattacaccattcgaggaatgggagaagaagagattaaatctctcttacctacgaACTTAGGGTTGTTtgacaaaggtgaatgtgcccATAAATAAAAAGTGAAAGCTTGGACTaaagactgttgatggtgtctttcttggttatgctattcacagcgtgggttatagatttttaattataaactctagtgttcctgagatggctgttgatacaatcatggaatctagagacgctacatttttttagaatgagttttccatgaaaaatgcacctagcacaattggtcatgaatttataatttcccatgagcatgaaaactttattccgatagaacaatctgaggaaccctatgtgcaaaatcctaaggaggatgacactatagtcaccaggaaaagtaagagacagaggactataaagtcttttggtgatgactatattgtgtaccttgtggatgacacaccaacgactattgaagaggcatattcctctcctgatgctgacttatggaaggaagcagtacggagtgagatggattatGTTATGTCTAATGAAACTTGAAAAattgttgatcgtccctatgggtgcaaacctatagggtgcaaatgggtgttcaagaaaaagcttaggcctgatggtactattgagaggtacaaggcaaggcttgtggccaagggttatacctaaaaagaatgtgaggatttctttgatacttattcaccggttgcccgattgaccacaattcgagttttgctttccctgacagcctcttatggtctcatcgttcatcaaatggatattaagacaactttcctaaatggagagttggaggaggagatctatatgtaTCAGCctaatgggtttgtagcaaaaggTCAAGAAGACagggtgtgtaaattattaaagtcattatacggcCTAAAAAAAGCCCCTAAGCAATgacatgagaagttcgacagaactttaacatctgctggctttgttgtgaacgatgctgacaaatgtgtgtactatcgatatggtgggggtgaaggagtcattttgtgcttatatgttgatgacatactgatctttggatctagcctcaaagtgattgaggaggtgaaggaatttttatctaaaaattttgagatgaaagatttgggagaggctgatgttattcttaatatcaagcttcaaagagaaggtgatggtggggtaactctgttataaACCCACTACGTGGAAAAGGTACTGAgccgctttgggtttagtgactgtacatctgctcctacaccttatgaccctagtgtgctattgaggaaaaatcgaagaatagcaagggatcagttgagatattcccagatcattggttcgctcatgtatcttgctagtgcaacaaggcctgacatctcatttgctgtgtgcaagctgagccggtttgtgtcaaacccgggagatgatcactggcgtgctcttaagagagtgatgcgctatctaaaaggtACTATaagctatggtatttgttataccaaacatccaaaagtgctagaaggctactgtgatgccaactggatttttgatgctgatgagctttatgccacaaatggatatgtgttttcgcttggagatGGCGCTGTTTCCTgcaagtcttgcaagcagactatcttaacgaagtctacaatggaagcagaactcatagcattagacactgctggatcggaggctgagtggcttcgtgatcttcttatggatttaccgattgttgaaaaacccataccggctatttctatgaactgcgataaccagactgtgattacaaaggttaatggttctaaggataacatgaagtccacaaggcacgTTAAGCGAcgactaaaatctatcagaaaattaagaaactccggagtaatagcgttggaccatgtccacacgtctaacaatctagCAGATTAGTTCACTAAGGGTTTATCACACaacgtgatagaaagtgcatcgagagagatgggtttgagacccacttgaaatttactatagtggtaacctgttctatgtgatcggagatcccgtgaagtaggacgatgaaacaagctagtagtaaattgtgaggaaagatccttagtaagactcatttctgatgcacgTCTTTTCTTTCTATAAGGCAGGCTGGTTTTTTTGCCTTAATGTGCTCcaagtggcttgtcaaagcaaagatgttgtcctacagaacatcttttgagaaacACACCTATATgggtcagactgctggtcacagtctataaGATTTGGGTGatatctaaatactcatgaaaggcactgaagtatgacttatatgcttcaaatagagggggtgtcttttgctgcccagtatcagctaaggaatttagtgacattcacctcacataaaactatcaattcaaggcttagtccattgttcagttgtgactgagtgaaactattgttctagatggatgttcaacttaacagtctccatcgaaacactggtatataaaagaaatatggttctaagactactttgttacaaaccctagagtttggtggggattgttggatataatatgagcttagcccatataatatttaataaatcaaataaactctatggtacgtaacattaagtgttgaatGGCTTAATATCATACGGGATTTTAACTGAACGCTGACTTAGCTTATATGGttgaaaattattcatctaaattgagaagctgagaaaaggataaaggcgtgccacgcGCGCgtgcgcgccaccgccgccgccgctgtcggccgggccgggccgtgggcgtgggcgtggcaggTGGGCagcgagcgggggggggggggggggggggggggggcgtggccagtattttgccacttaatccatatAATCACGGGAGTTACTCCCTTGAGGGTGGAGgttaccgtcccttccgcttctgctttccgtctcctgggattctccgctgccttcgtcTCCTTACCCTCCGGTGGCCATATATCATGTCTTCCATCAGTCCAGATCCTCTCTCCTgcaaccactcccgagagaaccactGATCAGCAGCCTTCTGACTTCTCCGTCCCGTACATCTACGCGCACGgaggagcgggagagcaggtgccttcgGAACCCATGTCCGCATGAGAATCCTGCATGGGGTGAGCGgccattaggtttttggggagcgatccgcgactgctcgtccatctTCTTCCTGCAGGAGATCATTCTAGGATCCATCTTCTCCCTGGAAcatcaaggcgtcttcttcccggtgatccattcgtgggactgcactgcgaacatctttctGCATCGACTGTTGTCcgtgacttcgagcaacgcactatgtcgactagtgcgaatggagcctccgatgccctcggcatgggaccctccgctgggtacagtctaatctctgtgattactgtattttgtattcttactTTATCAATGAGTATGTTATCTatgcatgctgtagtgttcataagaaatatacacatgcacatatatgctgtcacaaacctgctgatatTATATTTCTAAATTAAACTGATAATAAAAATGTCTAAATTTGTAACACCACATATGCTCCCGATAGGTTGGATCTCCTTAGGCAGcttgagaaggtgaaggaaatGGAAGTTGCTGAAGGCAGCAGTGAAGATATATTGGAGGCCGTTGGTTCAAGAACTGAACAAGTGAAATAAGGTGGCCATGTACAGATGGACATGATTATACTGCTTAGCTTACGACCTTTCCTGTAAAGTGTAAGTAACAAATTCACCCCTGGTCTTCTGCATATGGCTGCTGCCTTTTCTTTCTTGTTATATACATGTGTTGCACTCTGTTTAGCTCTAATGCGGAACAGCTCAACCATAGACATCGTGCATATAAATACCTTGACAACTGAACTGGTCCTTCCATAATCTTGTGCAGATATTTGTTCTTCTAATTAGGAGTATTTGGTTAATATCTTCTCAATCATGTTTTTTTTTGTAGTGTTTTGGAACAGGACATTTGAGGGTTTTATTTTGTTTAAAGATTCTTTGAATGACATACCGCTGGAAACAGAACTGCAAGGCCATACGAAAAACCAATCATTGGGTCGATAAGGCGAAGAAAGATCCTTCCAAATGCTCCACGTCTGTCTGTAGGCTGTATCCATACTAAACAGTTTACATGGGCGCACGGTGCCCTCCAACATATGGCCAGCCCTGTTagtttatcttataatccgtacttttcagcttgttttattagtcgaaatagtatttttctttcacaacaaatctaccagaacagtgtttcggcttgttttttcagcaaagcgaacggggCATAGTAGAGGATGAATGTCCAAGTTCCTCTTGGACAGTGTCTGTGTAGGGTAGTGGTTTTGATAGAGGATTGTATATCTAGTTGATATGTTGTGTTGATGATCACTTTTTCTCATGCAGCCTCCACCGGGAGGGGGAGCAAGGCCTTTAAAtacagggtgtaaagttttagggtATCACATGGGGTGTTGCGTGGGGtgctcggatactaataaaaaaataaattacagaatccgtcagtaatccgcgagatgaatttattaagcctaattaatccgtcattagcgcatGTGGTACTGTAGCATCGCGTTGTCAAATTATCTGATTagccttaaaagattcgtctcgtaaattagtcgtaaactatataattagttattttttagtctatatttaatatttcgtGCATATGTCTAAACATTTGATGGGATAGGAAATAAACTTTAGAGAGAGAAACTAAACAAGGTCTAAAACCTTGTTTTTTAGGAACAAGGGGAATGCTTCATTCCCTGTACCCAAATGCCAAGTTCAGTGAACTAGTTATTGGCAAGTTTTAGAGCCTTCATAAATCACACGCTTCAGTGGTGGCCTACGGGCGTTTTTTCTAATAAGCCCGCCCAGGGCATTCGTGACAGGTGAATGCCTCGGACAAAAGTTCACAAGTAATAAGATGCGACAAATTTGAGCGCATGAGGAGCATGGGCAACGATGCATTGGAGTGAACAAGATATAGAGGTGGACAGTAGTCGTCAGGTCTGAATTCGCTTCAAGTTTGTCTCTTTTATTATCATCCCATCACTCTGTAATCTGTATTTTGTCATTGCGACTGAATTGCCGTGGAGGCCTCTCTGACCGTCAATGCTTGGACACGTAAGTGTTTGAAGATTTTGTCTAGTTACCCTGAAACTACGGCGATGAACCGTGATGCAGAAGCATCACAGGACGACGACTCGACGATGCTTACACTTTTATATATGGTCCAGTCAATGCTGAAACTTGAGCGTCTTAATGATTTGATAGTAGCCGTAGCCCCCCTTGAACGCTGATTGAGGGCTTGATGCTTAAGAAAGCTTCAAGATTTCCAAATGAATTTCCAATGTGGTCTCTGACTGAGTTTCCTGTTGGGTCCACCCTGTCACTCTGAAAGCTCAGTAGATGTACTCATTTACGCTTATTAACCGTTTGTCAAAAAAATGGTTCACTATCACTAGAGATAGTACCAGAAACATGTCCAAAACAAATACATATACCACCATACCGTACAGTTATTTGCATATCATTGGCTAGCATAAAACCGGTTTCACGATTTAGCTTTACAAGTCAATCATTTCCTTCGGCAGTTATTTGCAAAGCTTACTGCACTACTAGTACGGTAACTACCTAGGGTGTTCGGCTGGTGaggtttcagcttattctctcttcCAGAATACTATTGAACCATCCAAAATCAGCCCAAACCTGACCAGCCGAACGGGCTTTTAGAAAGTATCGCACTAGGGTATAAGTACATACACCTCCGTACCGGTAATTCAAGTTGTTTTGGATAAGGTTTGGATCAAAATGTTGGGAATATAAAACATGAGTaatttttaagttgttgagtttggaaatgtgaaaaccatattaTGAATAGATTTAtcttaaaaaatatttttataaaaaacaagAAGTCAAAGTTATATTTGGAGACCGTGTCACTTGGACTTGGGTTACCAGTAGGAGAGAGTACGTATTTTCAATATTTCAGTGGCTCAACGCTGTTCCTGTATATATTAAAAATACGTGTACAATTCGGTATGGCAGAGACGTGATTAAACAAGAGGTGAGAGTGTGAGACACGTTTTATTTTATAATAAGTCAAGAATCAAGAAGATACAAAAGGCAGAAGAAATCTGATAAGTCAAGGACAGAGCAAAATTTCCTTTGCTTTTGAAAGCGAATGCCAACAGACTTGAGCCCCATCACCGACCGCATCGTGTCGTAAGGAAATTTAAAGGTACAGGCACACATACTTTTGCAAAAGTACTCCGTGCTGAAATTTAAAGGTACAGGCACACATTCTAGTTAGGTTTATGAGTATAAGATATATAGAAATATAGAATATAGATATATTTATAGATATTGATATCAAGAGTTTCTGATCTTGGTATAGCTGAATTCTAGTGCATTTTTTCAGATTTGATGTATTGATGGTTCAAACGGTTTGTGTTTGCAGCACATCGAAGGTTCATACTCTGGAGAAAGTATATGGTTTCAGATTCGTATGTAGAAGCATTGTTGATGTAAAGAGCTACAAATTCCATTCCCGCATTTCGAAGAGGAAGTGCTACTTGAGGAACTCACCGTCGGAGTGTGATAGGACCATCCACAGTGCTAGATGGTTGGAGTTTCGGAGACACAAGGGACTCTTCCAGAGAACTAGAAGGATGGTTCACATTATTCCATTGGCTTCTGACGATGATGGCAACCGTGTATCTGTTAATGGAGCTGCGCAAGTTGGTTCGACAAGCAACATTGATGAAATAAGGTTGAAATTGAATAAAGCATTGCAGAGTGAAGATATCAGCAATGGACTCGTCCAGTCAGTACATGATGCTGCAAGATCTATTGAGTTGGCTTTCATAGAGCACAGCAAATCGTCAAAGAGCTCGTGGTTTCCAAAGACATGGTTGGGTGTTGAGAACAATGCTTGGATAAAATCACTGTCTTACCAGGTACAGTACTGAACATTCTGCAGACGTACATTTTCCCCTATTCAGTATTCACATGAAGAAACAGAACATTTACAGTCATTGTTATCTCGTCATTCTGATTTTTTTTACTATATCAACACAATATTAAAGTCATGAAAAAGGTAAAGATTAGGTTTATAGTGTACCTGAAACGAAACATAAATGTCTCTTGGAATGTTCTTTGTTTAATCACATGTTAAGATGCTGCTACTTATAACCAGCTTAGAGCCAAGCACCATAACTGAACTTGCTTTGAGTCAATGTTTCTTTGTTCTTATACGATATCTTCAACACACTCACTGCTGTTGTGCTCACCATAGTCCAAAATTCCTGTGAGATACATATTTTCCATTCACTGAAATCTTACAAAAAATGTTTGCAGGCTGCTGTAGACTCATTGTTGCAAGCAGTTATTGATGTTTCATCTCGTGGGAATGGCAGAGATAGAGATATTAATGTGTTTGTTCAACGGAGGTCTACCTTCTAGCCCTTTCCTTTGCTGTCATATCATACTGCTTAAATGTTGTTTTGGAGCAGACTCATTTGTTTCTAAGTATATGATATCCCTTGCATTGAAGTTTTCTAGGAGCAACGTCCTATTTTAAAAGTTCCTTTACATCTAAATTAAATTGTTaagatttaagtatgccttttgaTTTATTGGCTGATTGATCTCAGAAGAGGTTGAATTCTAATTGGAAATTTACTCTCAGTGAGAAACAAGTTACTGCTGAGGTCTATAGTGCTAagttgtagttgcattttttttgATCCGGAAGTAGTCCAGCAATTTTCAATTAGCAAACTGGCAAACTCACATAACTGAAGTATATTAACGAAAGAGTGTAAAACAATATGTGACTAGGTAGAATGCTATTAAATTATTAACATGAAGGTCTTGGTGCCTTAGTTCTATTCACTTTGGGTACATATAGTTAACCAAAAGAGTTTTAAATGTCTTGCATGGATTTAGCATGCATACTTCTGCCAAAGCTGAAGCATCAGGAATAGTTTTATTTTATCACGGTGCTAACTAAAATATGTGTTGTTTTCATAATTCATTTAGGTTTTAGTCGGCAGCTGCATAAATGAAGATGAATCTGTATCGTATTGATTGCTTTTACTTGTAGGCTTGTAGTATGTTCAAGTGACATTGGATTCATCCTCTCTGTTATGATTTGTTCCATTTGTTGGGTGTCTATTCAGTGATGTTTTATTttagggttaagtccaatttacaccctccaacttgcagcaaagttcgaatttcaacctcgaacttcaaaaccggacaactttggccctccaactcttggAAAAGTTCAACTGTCAACCTTCTTGGCGGTTTTGCGGGGTAAACAGTAAtttttgatattttcgggagcgccgaaattttatattatttttttgagcatcttaacgtcttcaaataaaaaaactcaaaactacaaagttgtagatctcatcgaggtctacaatttacatataaaaattatcttcatccgacatcgtattgaagggttttctattttttgaaatttgagtctcatcacgcgataaaatatggtgctaaaattttatattattttttcgagcatcttactgtcctcaaatgaaaaaactgaaaactacaaagttgtagatctcatcgaggtctacaatttatatataaaaattatcttcatccgacattgtattgaagggttttctattttttgaaatttgagtctcatcacgcgagtGAAACAATTTGtcacgtgatgagactcaaatttcaaaaaataggaaaccattcaatacaatgtcggatgaagataatttttatatgtaaattgtagacctcgatgagatctacaactttgtagtttgagttttttcatttgaggacagtaagatgctcgaaaaaataatataaaattttagcaccatattttatcgcgtgatgagactcaaatttcaaaaaatagaaaacccttcaatacgatgtcggatgaagataatttttatatgtaaattgtagacctcgatgagatctacaactttgtagttttgagttttttcatttgaggacgttaagatgctcgaaaaaataatataaaatttcagcgctcccaaaaatatcaaaagttactgttcaccagcaaaaccgcccagaaggttgGAAGTTGAACTTTCCGAGaattggagggccaaagttgtccggtttttgaagttcgaggttgaaatctgaacgtttgctgcaagttggagggttgtaaattggacttaaccctttATTTTATTGCAGTTTGTCCCGCCTGCTCACCCCCTCGAGAGTGTTATCAAGAATGAATTGTCTAAGAGGGAACCTACATTTTATGAATGGTATTCATCGATCAAAATCCTTTGGTGGTGAGACAATTTGTAAACATTTTTGAAAATGATCCAATGTTTAACTCTGCTACAGCAATGTAAGTTCTATTCCTCTTTTGGACTGTAACATGCTCATAGCCAGTAACTAGTACAAGACTCATTGATATTTTTCTCTTGTTTGCTGTCAGATGCCGTTGAAGGCGAGCCAATGAATACTAGTGAAAGTGATCTTTCTCTGCTTATGCTAGGTTTGATCTGTCTTGCTGCAATCACAAAGCTTGGATCAGCAAAAGTTTCTTGTCAGCAATTTTCTTCAATGGTGCCTGATATTATTGGTCGATTCATGGATATGCTTCTTGAGTTTGCCCCTCTAAGTAAAGCATATAAACTTGACGAAAGATATTGGCCttcagagagaaatttttgtATAATTTTGGTCCTCGTGCTGCTGTTCCTAAACTTGGTAATGATCATGGACTTGAGATATCATTTTGGATTGAACTGGTTCAGAAACAATTACTCCGGGCACTTGATCGTGAAAAGATATGGTCAAGACTGACAACAAGTGAAAGTATTGAGGTTGAAACTAAAAGTGATCTTTTCATCTAGTCATAGAAATCTCGTCCTTTGCTTCAAATTTATATAGTTATTTATTCCTCATTGCAGGTTCTGGAAAAGGATCTTGCAATATTTGGTTTTTTCATTGCTTTGGGTAGAAGCACACAAGGATATTTGTCTTCCAAGGGTCTGACTGATTTGGATGATTCACTGAATGGTATTGTAAGGTATGATCTAtgtgaatttatatttttccatttTCTCACTGAAATGATGTTTCAGTTAATAAGATGATATACCTTCTTTATTACCCAAATATGATTTACTGTACTGAATCATGGGCTTACAATAACCCAGGTATCTTATCGGTGGGAGTGTACTATATATCCACAGCTGTCCTCGATTAGTTCATATCAGCTGTATGTGGAGGTCAGTATGCAGGCAATATACTGAGCTTCTAATGCTACTCAGCATTCAGTGTTCATGTGCCTTTCTTACGTCAGGTAGTCTGTGAAGAGCTCGAGTGGCTTCCTTTTACAATGATGATATTCCAAGTGCAAAAAACTGATACTGAAGGTAGAGAAGAAGTGTCTAAAGGAGAAGTCATATCAAGAATCCTAAATGTGTGCTCTTACTGGATGGCTAGTTTTATAAAGTACAGCTCATGGCTTGAGAACCCTTCAAATGTGAAGGCAGCAAAATTCCTTTCTAAGGGGTATGTAATTATTTGGTCACGACAATGCTTATCTTTCTCTGTTTTGCAGATAGGGATTtgtttttatgtttttttttttgaaaaagcagatatggatttgtgattagtGATTAATTTTCTACTGCATGCTAATAATTGTAGACATGCTATGTTGAGTGACTGCATGAAGGAGCTTGACATATCAAGGTAAGCGTTAAGCAGGAGCTTGAATTGTTTTGTTCTCTACCACTCAGTAGATTTATTTGTTTGCTAAACATGTTGCAGAAATAATATGTCAAAAGCTGTGGCTTCCAAGAACCTGAAGAAGAATTAGATACTGGAACAGAGTTAGCTTCCTTTGACAAGGTATTTATTGCGGAATGCCTTTAAGAATTGCTATATATTTTCACATTTTGCACATCTGAAAAAATTATGTTCTATACGATTGATATAATTTATGTTCTATACGATTGATATAATTCTTAGTATGAACCTCAAAGGTATAATGGTAACTATAAAATGCTGTTTCTTTGTATGTTTCCTATGCCTCCACAAGAAATTAGAGAACTAGTATAGCATTGACTCTATGTACCCAGCAAACTCTAAGAGACAATCTCTTATATAAGAGATAACATACTTACATACATCATATGCTCTCCTAGTTTGCTTCACCTAAGATTTTACTGATGTAATAGATGGTCCAGGTGGCACTATTGTACATGCCCTTAGATGTATTGAAAGATCTCACGAGTAAAAGGATGGACAATTGCATATGTGGTGGACAGATATCATTTGCAATTAAATCTATTTTGGATATGCCATCTACTTATTTCAAGTTTACGATGATAGTTGCCTCTAAAATAGATGCTATCTTCAGTTGTTGAAGCGTTGACGACATCGGTTTTAATCATTGCAGTCACTTGAAAGTGTTGAAGAAGCTTTGGTTAAGTTAGAAAATTTGCTCCAAGAATTACACGTTTCCAGTTTCGAACTCTGGTAAGGAGGATCTACAGGCTGCATGCTCTGATCTTGAAATGATAAGAAGACTGAAGAAAGAAGCTGAGTTTCTTGAGGCATCCTTTCGAGCAAAAGCAGAATATCTGGAGGTGAGCCTTTTGGCTTTCTTTATTTTCAGTATCTCTTACCCACACATGTTGCTTCTAATAAAGGATAGCCATGCATTCTTACAATTACAAGTCTTTGATCTCATTGTATTGGGAAGAGTTCCTTTTATGGATTTCCAGTGCACTCCACTTATCAGGGTCAGTCCATCAGGATACTGCCAGGCGAGAACGGTTACTCCGATTACTGTAGCTCATGAATTGCATAAGTTTGCTTCTGTTGTTATCTTAGCCAAAATATGATTTAGTTGCATTGGCTAGTGATATCATCACATCAGATGCATCTATTTTCAATTAAACAATGGGAGCTCAATGTAATTTCCCGTCAATGTTTGTAATCCTCTCTAAGGGGCCTGTTGGTTTCAGCTTATGCTTTTGTCTTCTGGTCAAAAGGCAGAAGGTGAAACAAACGCTAGATTTTGAAATTGGTTTTTGAGAAGCGCTGTATTTGTATTAGAGGCCAAAAGCAGTCTGAAGACAGCctcctgttcgtttcgtcgtaaacgatcgtggattatttactgctggctggtttggtgtgagagaaaaatactgttccagctta is a genomic window of Miscanthus floridulus cultivar M001 unplaced genomic scaffold, ASM1932011v1 fs_473_3_4, whole genome shotgun sequence containing:
- the LOC136531904 gene encoding uncharacterized protein encodes the protein MPTDLSPITDRIVSTSKVHTLEKVYGFRFVCRSIVDVKSYKFHSRISKRKCYLRNSPSECDRTIHSARWLEFRRHKGLFQRTRRMVHIIPLASDDDGNRVSVNGAAQVGSTSNIDEIRLKLNKALQSEDISNGLVQSVHDAARSIELAFIEHSKSSKSSWFPKTWLGVENNAWIKSLSYQAAVDSLLQAVIDVSSRGNGRDRDINVFVQRSLSRLLTPSRVLSRMNCLRGNLHFMNGIHRSKSFGGETICKHF